A region from the Dendropsophus ebraccatus isolate aDenEbr1 chromosome 1, aDenEbr1.pat, whole genome shotgun sequence genome encodes:
- the LOC138771140 gene encoding beta-1,3-galactosyltransferase 2-like: MEIINKWIQSSITLNEIKRPVNILTYPAFQHPLAPPYPYPYKFLINQPDKCKNRNPFLVILILGKCHDVESRNTIRDTWGNESLYVVDVVRIFLVGLPVRFSDQTQSLLKEESEAFEDIIQQDFMDTYYNLTLKTLMGMEWVTKFCPSASYVMKTDNDIFLNVDYLVHKVLYPDLPVLQNYFTGYIVSNTKPMRRRVYKWYVPKEVYPNDTYPPYCSGPGYLFSVDMAKKIYDISQEIRVIPMEDAFMGICLYELHIPPTEPPPKNFLPFRVNYDLCIFKNVVMVHHYGGKELRTVWEDFWANRSRKC; encoded by the coding sequence ATGGAAATTATTAACAAGTGGATTCAGAGTTCTATAACATTAAATGAGATAAAAAGACCAGTGAACATCCTAACCTACCCAGCCTTCCAGCACCCTCTTGCTCCTCCATACCCCTACCCATACAAGTTCCTTATTAACCAACCGGACAAGTGCAAGAACCGGAATCCTTTCCTAGTTATACTAATTTTGGGTAAATGTCATGACGTAGAGTCTAGAAACACAATCCGGGACACATGGGGCAATGAAAGTCTTTATGTTGTTGATGTGGTCAGGATTTTTCTGGTGGGTCTACCTGTACGTTTTTCTGACCAGACTCAGTCGTTGTTGAAGGAAGAAAGTGAGGCCTTTGAGGATATCATCCAACAAGACTTCATGGACACCTATTACAATTTGACCCTGAAAACCTTAATGGGTATGGAATGGGTGACCAAATTCTGTCCTTCTGCCAGTTATGTCATGAAGACAGACAATGACATATTTCTTAATGTAGACTACTTGGTCCATAAGGTTCTATATCCAGACTTACCCGTTCTTCAGAATTACTTTACAGGATACATAGTCTCCAACACTAAACCAATGAGGCGAAGGGTTTATAAATGGTATGTACCTAAGGAAGTATATCCAAATGACACTTACCCACCCTACTGCTCAGGTCCAGGATATCTATTTTCAGTTGATATGGCAAAAAAGATCTATGATATATCGCAAGAAATAAGGGTCATCCCAATGGAAGATGCCTTCATGGGAATTTGCTTGTATGAGCTCCATATTCCACCTACTGAACCACCTCCCAAAAATTTTTTACCATTCAGGGTAAATTACGACCTTTGCATATTTAAGAATGTTGTCATGGTGCACCATTATGGTGGAAAAGAGCTACGGactgtatgggaagacttttggGCTAATAGATCTCGGAAATGTTAA